The Nostoc cf. commune SO-36 genomic sequence TCTGCAAAACGCCAATGTGAAGTTGGTATTGCAATAACAATTTCTCTGCGCGTTCCCAAAGCTGCACGGGTTAACCATATAAATAGCGGTTAGCCCGCTTTTTTATCGGGACTGAGATGTATTTCTCAGTCCCGATTTTTTCAAAGTTAGAACTGGACTATGCATTTAGATTAAAGTATTTCAAAATACAGAGGCATTTTCATTCCAGCGATCGCATTCTACTTTAAGCATCCCTGTTTCATTCTCTACACCCACTTATTCACAGTAATACCTTTTCTAGAAAAACTTCAGTTTTCAAGATGGATGAGGTTTAGCCCTCTTCTGCTGTGTATAAACTAATTGCCCTTACATCAAAATAACCCCAGCCTTTGGGGTTATTTTGATAAATTATTCTGACTAAAAATTAACTAAACAACAGCAGATACTTGTTGTTTAAAGAAAGCTTGCAAAACTCTCTCTGCTATTTGATGGCTAGTTAAACCTAGTTCTGTTTTAGATTCATTGGGTTCAGCATGATCTACTAACACATCTGGAACACCAAATCGCTTGACAGGAACGAGAATATCTGCATCCATTAACGCTTCCGCGATCGCACTACCAAAGCCACCCATGACACAGCCTTCTTCTAAGGTGACAACGCGACCGATTTTCTTCGCTAAAGGCAAAATCAACTCGGTATCCAAAGGCTTAACGAAACGGGCATTAATTACAGTTGCTTCAATGCCGTGTTCACTGAGAATTTCCGCAGCTTGCATTCCTGGATAGACCATTGTGCCATAGCCGACGATTAGAACGTCGTCGCCTGTACGCAGAATTTCGCCTTTGCCGATTTCCAAAGGTTCCCAACCTTCTTCCATCAAGGGAACACCATAGCCATTACCACGAGGGTAACGCATAGCGATCGGGCCAGCAGTATGATTAACGCCAGTTACTATCATACGTTGCAGTTCTGCTTCGTCTTTGGGCGCCATAATTGCCATGTTGGGAATGCAACGCAGATAGGCAATATCATACATACCTTGGTGGGTAGGGCCATCAGCTCCAACAATTCCTGCCCTATCCAAACAGAAAAATACTGGCAGGTTTTGGATGCAGACATCGTGGATTATCTGGTCGTAGGCGCGTTGCAAGAAGGTAGAATAAATAACAGCAACGGGGCGCATTCCTTCGGTTGCAAGTCCTGCGGCTAAGGTGATTGCGTGTTGTTCAGCAATGCCAACATCAACATATTGATTGGGTAGTTTTGCTTGAAGTTTATCTAAGCCTGTGCCTGTTGCCATCGCCGCAGTAATCCCAACAATTTTCGGGTTTTGTTCGGCAAGTTTCACTAAAGTGTGAGAAAAGACTTTGGCATAAGCTGGGGGTTTGGGTTTAGTAGAAGGAATGGCTTTGCCAGTTGCTACGCTGAAGGGGCTTTGGGCGTGGTAGCCAACTTGATCTAGTTCGGCAATTTCATAGCCTTTGCCTTTCACCGTTGCCACATGTACTAAGACTGGGCCTTGTATCTGATGTGCTTGTTGGAAGGTGGCAATCAATTCTTCGAGGTTATGCCCATCCACAGGCCCAATGTAGGTAAAGCCGAGTTCTTCAAAAACTGCGCCGACTTTAGGAACCGCCAAGCGCTTCATACTTTCTTTGATGCGTCCGAGTTCAGGAGAGAGGGATTCGCCAACGAAGGGAATTTGCTTAAACTGTTCTTCAAAATTATCTTTAATAAATTGCACTGGTTGGCTGAGGCGCATTTTGTTGAGATAGCGGGGAATTGCGCCGACGTTGCGAGATATAGACATATCGTTGTCGTTGAGAACAACCAATAGGTTGGTTTTGGGCATGTGTCCCGCGTGGTTGATAGCTTCTAAAGCCATACCCCCAGTCAGCGCCCCATCACCAATAACAGCAACGGCTTTAAATTTTTCCCCTTTCAAGTCTCGTGCTAAAGCCATTCCCAATGCTGCCGAAATACTTGTAGAAGCATGTCCAGCCCCAAAATGGTCAAATTTGTTTTCACCGCGTTTGAGATAACCGGCAACTCCGTCTTTTTGTCTAAGGGTGTGGAAGCGATCGTAGCGTCCTGTAAGCAGTTTGTGGGGATAAGCCTGATGTCCTACATCCCAAATCACTTTATCCCGATCTAAGTCTAGTGTTTGGTAGAGTCCTAGTGTTAATTCGACAACACCCAATCCTGGACCTAGGTGTCCACCATTAACTGCTACCGTTTGGAGATGCTTATCTCGAATCTGACGGGCAATCTGTTGCAGTTGGCGAACAGATAAACCGTGCAACTGATTAGGATGGGTGATTTCGCTCAGATGCATATTATAGGGTTTTCCTCTCTAACTTCGAGTTTCGGTATTTTGATTTTCCCACGGTCGGGTTGTCCACAGAATCAAACTCTTACATTGTTACTAAGTTGTAGTGGAAATTATAACTTCGTAATTGATAATGGTGGAAAATATGTTATTTATTGACAATTTGTCAAATCAGGTTCCAATCGGTTAAATATGTAGCACATTTGTCAATAAGTAATGCTACTTAACAATAAATTGTAGCCCGTATACAAAAGCAAGTTTTTCAGGAGAAACTTGCGGAAATTTCCTAAGCAGATTACTCAATTTCAGCCTCTAAAGTTTAGTAGAAGAAAAGTTAAATATTTTATTTCTAACTATATATCTAACATAATTGATGGTAAATATTTAGCAATAGTTTCTTCTCTTGTTCGTTAATAGCAGCTAATTTTGCTATTTTATGTAGTACCATAAAGATTTACTTAGTTATTGATGAAGGCAGGAGGCCGGAGGAAAACTGCCCGATGTTCGCGGACTCAGTAACAACAAGATTCCCGACTTCTATAACAAATCGGGAATCTAAGCTTTTGATTTTTACAAATCAAATAGGATTGCTGCTATATATCTATGCTCTATTGACCAAAAGCATCCTTGATGTTATCAACAGTACGTTCAACAGCATTTTTTGTTTTATCTACTGCTTTTTCAGTCCGAGCTGCATCTTCGTTTGCTCTTTTCTGAATTGTAGCTGCATCTTCCTTTGCTTTGCGCTCAATAAAACTACCGTTGTCTGTTGCTTGATCAACTTTACTGGCGTTGCTCTTTGCAGCTTGCTTAACTTTATCTTTCGTATCTTCGATGAAATTTTTGGCTCGTCCAGCATCTTTACTGGTTTTTTCTTGAATTTTATCGCCTGCGTCTGATGATGCGATCAAGGTTGCGCTAGGAGCAGCCATTGCTGAAGTGTTCGAGAAAAATGCACCTTGCCAAACGAAAGCCATCGCTAACATACAAAACAGCGTTGTAGCCATCCAGCGTTTTACTGTAGAAAGCTGTTTTGTAACATAATTCGATTTCATAGAATACAATCTCATGTGATTTGGTATACTATTTCTACTTCATTTTGCTTATGAGCCATATCGATCCCTAGATAGAATTTCTTGCATCATTAGAATGAAATTAATTCACTATTTTGATAGATTGAGTTTTTAACAAAAATTGTTTTCCCTGGTAATCAAGGAGCGAATTAAAGAATTCATAAATTCTCAGTATGGGCGATCGCACTTACAATTATCCCAAATTATTTATAGATTTGTAAGGGCGCAAGACCTTGATTCCAGTGTCGGAAATATCAATATACCGTAAAATCGTAAAGCATCATTCGCCACGAATAACCTGCATGACGCAATATGTAAAAAATCGCATTTACTACTTCAGGCTTTTTTCAAAGGAATAAAAAGTGAAAATATTTCGAGTAGCGAGTGAGAAATTTAGTTTATCTCGTCATCGCTCTAATCGGGTAATAATGGCAGTATGTGGACTTGTCAGATTGCGACAAATTTCGTTGTCATTTTTCACCTAATCTAATTGTTAAATGTAATAATATAGATTAGCTATCTGAATATGTAAAAGTAAGAAAAACGTTAAAAGTTCTTCAAGAGGTTAGTTATGACAAAAGAATATATGGAGTCTTTAGAGGCAATTGTTGATCAATTAACATTAGCCGCAGTTCTAGAAATGTTAGAACGAATCAGTCATAAAAAAGCAGAAAAGCTCAGAAATCATTGGAAAGATGAGACTTCTGCAAAGCTTTGGGATAAAGCTGCTAGACAGATAGAACAGATAAATATTGATGTCTAGTTAAAATTTTGAGTAAAAACATTGGAATGCGATGGCTATTCGCTCGCCAACTCTTGGAGACGCTCTGCGTAGCTTGCCTCCACGTTCGCATAGCGTCCCGTAGGGAAGTGGTACGGTATTATCTCCACTTTTAAAAAACAAGTGAGCCATCTGACCTAAAAGGCTGCCCCCTCGTTCCCTGTTCTCTTTGTTAAATGGCGATCGCCATCAGCATTTTGCAGGAGAAACAAAGAGATAGCTGCGATAATACAGCATTTACGGCTGTTATGAGGTACAGTAGCAGCCGTAAATGCCTTAAGCCGCTTGATCTCGAAATGCCCTGCTTTTTGCTTGATCTGCATAAGTCCTAGGTATTTTGCTCATTAACCGTGCCACTATAGAAAATAGAGCTGCAAATTGAGCAATAGGAAGACTAAAGAACATTGTGCAGATAACATTCTTAGGGACGAGTTCCGGTGTACCCACGCGATCGCGCAATGTTTCCAGCGTCGCCCTGAGACTACCCCAAAGGGCAGAACTGTGGTTATTCGACTGTGGCGAAGGCACCCAGCATCAAATTATGCGGAGTGAACTGAAAATCAGTCAACTCTCCAGAATTTTTATTACCCACATGCACGGCGACCATATCTTTGGCTTGATGGGGCTTCTTGCTACTTGCGGCTTGGCTGGCAATGTGCAGCGAATTGATATCTATGGGCCACCTGGATTAAATGATTACATTCAAACCGCCTCACGTTACTCCTACACGCACTTTTCTTACCCGATCAAAGTTCACGCCATCCGTCCAGGGGTAATTTATGAAGACGAGGACTTCACCGTTAGCTGCGGTAATTTGCATCACCGCATTACAGCTTTCGGCTATCGCGTAGCCGAAAAAGACCGAGCAGGACGCTTTGACATAGACAAAGCCAAAGAGTTGCAAATTCCTCCCGGTCGGGTTTACGGTCAACTCAAGCGCGGTGAAACTGTTACCCTTACTGACGGACGGGTGATTGATGGCACGCAATTATGCGGCCCTACAGAAATTGGTCGAAAGATTGCCTATTGTACAGACACAATTTATTGTGATGGTGCAGTGGAATTAGCAAAAGATGCAGATGTACTAATTCATGA encodes the following:
- a CDS encoding ribonuclease Z, translating into MQITFLGTSSGVPTRSRNVSSVALRLPQRAELWLFDCGEGTQHQIMRSELKISQLSRIFITHMHGDHIFGLMGLLATCGLAGNVQRIDIYGPPGLNDYIQTASRYSYTHFSYPIKVHAIRPGVIYEDEDFTVSCGNLHHRITAFGYRVAEKDRAGRFDIDKAKELQIPPGRVYGQLKRGETVTLTDGRVIDGTQLCGPTEIGRKIAYCTDTIYCDGAVELAKDADVLIHEATFAHQDADMAFQRLHSTTTMAAQTALTAGAHRLIMSHFSPRYAPGNTLELKDLLKEARAIFPRTDMAFDFMIYDVPRRREVELSKVGV
- the dxs gene encoding 1-deoxy-D-xylulose-5-phosphate synthase, translated to MHLSEITHPNQLHGLSVRQLQQIARQIRDKHLQTVAVNGGHLGPGLGVVELTLGLYQTLDLDRDKVIWDVGHQAYPHKLLTGRYDRFHTLRQKDGVAGYLKRGENKFDHFGAGHASTSISAALGMALARDLKGEKFKAVAVIGDGALTGGMALEAINHAGHMPKTNLLVVLNDNDMSISRNVGAIPRYLNKMRLSQPVQFIKDNFEEQFKQIPFVGESLSPELGRIKESMKRLAVPKVGAVFEELGFTYIGPVDGHNLEELIATFQQAHQIQGPVLVHVATVKGKGYEIAELDQVGYHAQSPFSVATGKAIPSTKPKPPAYAKVFSHTLVKLAEQNPKIVGITAAMATGTGLDKLQAKLPNQYVDVGIAEQHAITLAAGLATEGMRPVAVIYSTFLQRAYDQIIHDVCIQNLPVFFCLDRAGIVGADGPTHQGMYDIAYLRCIPNMAIMAPKDEAELQRMIVTGVNHTAGPIAMRYPRGNGYGVPLMEEGWEPLEIGKGEILRTGDDVLIVGYGTMVYPGMQAAEILSEHGIEATVINARFVKPLDTELILPLAKKIGRVVTLEEGCVMGGFGSAIAEALMDADILVPVKRFGVPDVLVDHAEPNESKTELGLTSHQIAERVLQAFFKQQVSAVV